One region of Cydia pomonella isolate Wapato2018A chromosome 25, ilCydPomo1, whole genome shotgun sequence genomic DNA includes:
- the LOC133531407 gene encoding histone H1B-like: MADTAVAADAPAPATPAKKPKASASAGAKKPKAKPTHPKTSEMVNSAIKELKERSGSSLQAIKKYIAAQYKVDAEKLAPFIRKYLKSAVESGALIQTKGKGASGSFKLESKSSSTGKKPAAAKKSTAKSSAAAKKPAAAKPAKAKKAAASPAKPKAATKDKKAAAAKKKPAAKKPSTPAKGKSAAAPKAKKTAKPPTKKPKAPKPKKAAAAPKAKPAAKKAAAKK, from the coding sequence ATGGCCGATACCGCAGTTGCTGCCGACGCTCCAGCCCCGGCGACGCCCGCGAAGAAACCGAAGGCGTCCGCCTCCGCAGGCGCTAAGAAGCCTAAGGCGAAGCCCACCCACCCCAAGACCTCGGAGATGGTTAACAGCGCCATCAAGGAGTTGAAGGAGAGAAGCGGTTCGTCCCTGCAGGCTATCAAGAAATACATCGCCGCCCAGTACAAGGTCGACGCCGAGAAGCTGGCGCCGTTCATCAGAAAATATCTGAAGAGCGCAGTCGAATCCGGCGCACTGATTCAGACCAAAGGCAAGGGCGCGTCCGGCTCGTTCAAACTGGAGTCAAAGTCATCGTCAACCGGCAAGAAGCCCGCTGCGGCCAAGAAATCTACCGCTAAATCTTCAGCCGCCGCTAAGAAGCCCGCCGCAGCTAAGCCGGCTAAGGCGAAGAAGGCCGCCGCGTCCCCGGCCAAGCCTAAGGCCGCCACAAAAGACAAGAAGGCCGCCGCCGCCAAGAAGAAGCCCGCCGCGAAGAAACCATCCACCCCCGCCAAGGGCAAGAGCGCCGCCGCGCCCAAGGCCAAGAAGACCGCGAAGCCGCCGACCAAGAAGCCTAAAGCTCCCAAGCCCAAGAAAGCTGCGGCCGCTCCCAAAGCGAAGCCCGCCGCTAAGAAGGCTGCCGCGAAGAAGTAA